A stretch of Shinella zoogloeoides DNA encodes these proteins:
- a CDS encoding DUF2126 domain-containing protein, protein MSIKAGIYHLTHYIYDNPVRLGPQIIRLKPAAHSKTKVISHSLKVTPENHFVNLQQDPYGNYLARYVFPDPVTELKIEVDLVADMTVYNPFDFFVEEEAEHWPFNYPADLVEDLKIYRTPEPLTPALEAFMKTVDRSRQRTVDMVVGLNARLQQEIGYVIRMEPGVQSPEETLSIARGSCRDSSWLLVQILRNLGLAARFVSGYLIQLTPDLKALDGPSGTEVDFTDLHAWCEVYIPGAGWIGLDPTSGLLTGESHIPLAATPHYRNAAPISGGYFGEANTEFDFAMTVTRVAEHPRITKPFSDESWEALNALGREVDNVLAESDVRLTMGGEPTFVSIDDFESAEWNTAAVGPTKREKADQLIRRLREKFAPGGFLHYGQGKWYPGESLPRWTFSLYWRRDGKPIWQNPDLIAEEGARRPVTEDDAGRLLTAIAGELDIPAENVMPAFEDPAEWLVKEANLPNNVDPSNSKLEDAEERSRIARVFDRGLTRPTGYVLPVQAWNARAGGRRWSSEKWQTRRGRLFLAPGDSPVGYRLPLNSLPWLSPAVYPYINPMDPTIDRPDLPDFADDAGRRLQTAHFQPFEGQQPQIPQSADEIGGHVRTAISVEPRDGRLCVFMPPTVSVEDYLDLIASAERAAAALGLPVHIEGYAPPHDERINVIRVAPDPGVIEVNIHPASTWGDCVDITTAIYEEAHLSRLGADKFMIDGRHTGTGGGNHVVVGGANPNDSPFLRRPDLLKSLILHWQRHPSLSYLFSGLFIGPTSQAPRIDEARHDSLYELEIALSQVPPPGEGQPPLPWLVDRLFRNLLTDVTGNTHRSEICIDKLFSPDGPTGRLGLVEFRGFEMPPNARMSLAQQLLIRALIARFWQNPAQGSFVRWGTTLHDRFMLPHYVWQDFLDVLADLKANGFELRPEWFSAQLEFRFPFCGEVEYEGANLELRQALEPWHVMGEQGAIGGTVRYVDSSVERLQVKLETTNPERYAIACNGRPMPLKATGTKGVSVAGVRFKAWQPASGLHPVLPVNTPLTFDIYDTWSRRAIGGCIYHVAHPGGRNYDTFPVNGNEAEARRLARFEPWGHRAGGYTLWPETPPADFPLTLDLRRPPGI, encoded by the coding sequence ATGTCGATCAAGGCCGGTATCTACCACCTTACCCACTACATCTACGACAACCCGGTCCGTCTCGGACCCCAGATCATCCGGCTGAAACCGGCGGCGCATTCCAAGACCAAGGTGATCAGCCATTCGCTGAAGGTCACGCCCGAAAATCATTTCGTGAACCTCCAGCAGGATCCCTACGGCAACTATCTCGCCCGCTACGTCTTCCCCGATCCGGTGACGGAACTGAAGATCGAGGTCGACCTCGTCGCCGACATGACGGTCTACAACCCCTTCGACTTCTTCGTGGAGGAGGAGGCCGAGCACTGGCCGTTCAACTATCCAGCGGATCTCGTCGAGGACCTGAAGATCTACCGCACGCCCGAGCCGCTGACGCCCGCGCTCGAAGCCTTCATGAAGACCGTCGACCGCTCGCGCCAGCGCACGGTCGACATGGTCGTCGGCCTCAATGCGCGGCTGCAGCAGGAAATCGGCTACGTCATCCGCATGGAACCGGGCGTGCAATCGCCCGAGGAAACGCTGAGCATCGCCCGCGGCTCCTGCCGCGATTCAAGCTGGCTCCTCGTGCAGATCCTGCGCAATCTCGGCCTCGCCGCCCGCTTCGTCTCCGGCTACCTCATCCAGCTGACGCCCGACCTCAAGGCGCTCGACGGCCCCTCCGGCACCGAGGTGGACTTCACCGATCTCCACGCCTGGTGCGAAGTCTATATTCCCGGCGCCGGCTGGATCGGCCTTGACCCGACCTCGGGCCTCCTGACCGGCGAGAGCCATATCCCGCTGGCCGCCACCCCACATTACCGCAACGCCGCTCCGATCAGCGGCGGCTATTTCGGCGAGGCGAATACCGAATTCGACTTCGCGATGACGGTCACCCGCGTCGCCGAGCACCCGCGCATCACCAAGCCCTTCTCCGACGAAAGCTGGGAGGCGCTGAACGCGCTCGGCCGTGAGGTGGACAACGTCCTCGCCGAGAGCGACGTGCGCCTCACCATGGGCGGCGAGCCGACCTTCGTCTCCATCGACGATTTCGAATCCGCCGAATGGAACACCGCCGCCGTCGGCCCGACCAAGCGCGAGAAGGCAGACCAGCTGATCCGCCGCCTGCGGGAAAAATTCGCGCCCGGCGGCTTCCTGCATTACGGGCAGGGCAAGTGGTATCCGGGCGAAAGCCTGCCGCGCTGGACCTTCTCGCTCTACTGGCGGCGCGACGGCAAGCCGATCTGGCAGAACCCGGACCTCATCGCCGAGGAGGGCGCACGCCGCCCGGTGACGGAAGACGACGCCGGCCGGCTGCTCACCGCAATTGCCGGCGAACTCGACATTCCGGCCGAAAACGTGATGCCCGCCTTCGAGGACCCTGCCGAATGGCTGGTCAAGGAGGCGAACCTTCCCAACAACGTGGACCCCTCCAATTCGAAGCTCGAAGACGCCGAGGAGCGCAGCCGCATCGCCCGCGTCTTCGACCGCGGCCTCACCCGCCCGACCGGCTACGTGTTGCCCGTCCAGGCATGGAATGCCCGCGCCGGCGGCCGGCGCTGGTCGAGCGAGAAGTGGCAGACCCGCCGTGGCCGCCTCTTCCTCGCGCCCGGCGACAGCCCCGTCGGCTATCGCCTGCCGCTGAATTCGCTGCCCTGGCTCTCACCCGCCGTCTACCCCTACATAAACCCGATGGACCCCACCATCGACCGCCCCGACCTGCCGGATTTCGCGGACGATGCCGGACGCCGGCTGCAAACCGCACATTTCCAGCCTTTCGAGGGCCAGCAGCCGCAGATACCGCAATCCGCCGACGAGATCGGCGGCCATGTGCGCACCGCCATCTCCGTCGAGCCGCGCGACGGCCGGCTCTGCGTCTTCATGCCGCCGACCGTCAGCGTCGAGGACTATCTCGACCTCATCGCCTCGGCCGAGCGCGCCGCCGCCGCCCTCGGTCTGCCGGTCCATATCGAGGGCTACGCCCCGCCGCATGACGAGCGTATCAACGTCATCCGCGTCGCGCCCGATCCGGGTGTCATCGAGGTCAACATCCATCCCGCCTCCACCTGGGGCGACTGCGTCGACATCACCACGGCGATCTACGAGGAGGCCCACCTGTCCCGTCTCGGCGCGGACAAGTTCATGATAGACGGTCGCCACACCGGCACCGGCGGCGGCAACCATGTGGTCGTCGGCGGCGCGAACCCGAACGACAGCCCGTTCCTGCGCCGCCCGGACCTCCTGAAGAGCCTCATTCTGCACTGGCAGCGCCATCCCTCGCTCTCCTACCTCTTCTCCGGCCTCTTCATCGGCCCCACCAGCCAGGCCCCGCGCATCGACGAGGCCCGGCACGATTCGCTCTACGAACTGGAAATCGCGCTCTCGCAGGTGCCGCCGCCCGGCGAGGGCCAGCCGCCGCTGCCCTGGCTTGTCGACCGCCTGTTCCGCAACCTCCTGACGGATGTCACCGGCAACACGCACCGCTCGGAAATCTGCATCGACAAGCTCTTCTCGCCGGATGGACCGACGGGACGGCTCGGCCTCGTCGAGTTCCGCGGTTTCGAAATGCCGCCGAATGCCCGCATGAGCCTCGCCCAGCAGCTCCTCATCCGCGCCCTCATCGCCCGCTTCTGGCAGAACCCGGCGCAAGGTAGCTTTGTGCGCTGGGGCACCACGCTGCATGACCGCTTCATGCTGCCGCATTACGTCTGGCAGGATTTCCTCGACGTCCTCGCCGACCTCAAGGCGAACGGCTTCGAGCTGCGTCCGGAATGGTTCTCCGCCCAGCTCGAATTCCGCTTCCCCTTTTGCGGCGAGGTGGAATACGAGGGCGCGAACCTGGAACTGCGGCAGGCGCTCGAGCCGTGGCACGTCATGGGCGAGCAGGGCGCCATCGGCGGCACGGTACGCTATGTCGACTCATCCGTCGAACGCCTGCAGGTGAAGCTGGAGACGACCAATCCCGAGCGCTACGCCATCGCCTGCAACGGCCGGCCGATGCCGCTGAAAGCGACGGGCACCAAGGGCGTCTCGGTCGCGGGGGTCCGCTTCAAGGCATGGCAGCCCGCCTCGGGCCTCCATCCGGTGCTGCCTGTCAACACACCGCTTACTTTCGACATTTATGATACATGGTCGCGAAGAGCGATCGGGGGCTGCATTTACCACGTTGCCCATCCGGGCGGACGCAACTATGACACCTTCCCGGTAAACGGCAACGAGGCCGAGGCGCGCCGGCTGGCGCGGTTCGAGCCCTGGGGGCACAGGGCGGGCGGCTATACGCTGTGGCCGGAAACGCCGCCGGCGGATTTCCCGCTGACGCTGGATCTACGCCGGCCGCCCGGCATCTGA
- a CDS encoding circularly permuted type 2 ATP-grasp protein, with protein MKTTTAEAERIEAEASETSARAYAPLPGIADEMVDTEGAVRPVWRPLLSALERMDETDIAGRFARADRYLRDAGVFYRAYGKEAGTDRAWPLSHIPVLIDEAEWEHLSRGLVQRAELLEAVIADIYGRNELVANGLLPPALVASNDEFLRPLVGVQPDGKHFLHFVSFEIGRGPDGNWWVLSDRTQAPSGAGFALENRVATTRAFSDVFAETHVHRLAGFFGAFRNTLQAGKVAEERIAVLTPGLANETYFEHAYIARYLGFMLLEGEDLTVVDGKVMVRTVAGLKPIGVLWRRLDAAFADPLELNQNSHIGTPGMVEALRSGSVTFVNALGAGIVETRAFLAFLPNICRHLLGEEQRLPSIATWWCGQKGEREHVAANIERMVIGPAYSTRPFFDDNGQSVLGSSLRDTAKRSIAEWLASDGAKLVGQEAVTLSTTPAFVDGKLVPRPMSLRVFAARTRDGWQIMPGGFARIGAGDNVAAIAMQEGGSAADVWIVSRKPVERTSLLPPEEDFTRNMPGSLPSRAADNLFWLGRYIERAEGALRILRAWHSRYAEYADPEQPLLKDVSTYLDALDIDTSEAVPTSLIRNIDSAVFSASNIRDRFSPDGWLALNDLSKTARRFHVSIEPGDDATRAMTVLLRKLAGFAGLVHENMYRFTGWRFLSIGRYLERGLHMTRLLGHMSGEDAPDGALDMLLEIGDSVMTHRRRYNVATARLTVTDLLALDALNPRSILYQLNEIKNEIEQLPNAYSNGQMSPFYREAMRLHAGLAVMTPETMTDVVYKRLETEMEKLSDILAQTYLS; from the coding sequence TTGAAGACCACGACTGCGGAAGCGGAACGCATCGAGGCCGAGGCGTCGGAGACCTCCGCGCGCGCCTATGCGCCCCTTCCGGGCATCGCCGACGAGATGGTCGACACGGAAGGCGCGGTACGCCCCGTCTGGCGTCCCCTCCTCTCGGCGCTCGAGCGCATGGACGAAACGGATATCGCCGGACGCTTCGCCCGCGCCGACCGGTATCTGCGCGATGCCGGTGTCTTCTACCGCGCCTACGGCAAGGAGGCGGGGACGGACCGCGCCTGGCCGCTCTCGCACATTCCCGTCCTCATCGACGAGGCGGAATGGGAGCACCTGTCGCGCGGCCTCGTCCAGCGCGCCGAGTTGCTGGAAGCCGTCATCGCCGATATCTACGGCAGGAACGAACTGGTCGCGAACGGCCTGCTTCCCCCTGCCCTCGTCGCCTCAAACGACGAATTCCTGCGCCCGCTCGTCGGCGTGCAGCCCGATGGCAAGCATTTCCTGCATTTCGTCTCCTTCGAGATCGGCCGCGGGCCGGACGGCAACTGGTGGGTCCTTTCCGACCGCACCCAGGCCCCTTCCGGCGCCGGCTTCGCGCTGGAGAACCGCGTGGCGACGACCCGCGCCTTTTCCGACGTCTTCGCGGAAACCCATGTGCACCGCCTCGCCGGCTTCTTCGGCGCTTTCCGCAACACGCTGCAGGCCGGCAAGGTAGCGGAAGAGCGTATCGCCGTCCTGACGCCCGGCCTTGCCAACGAGACCTATTTCGAACACGCCTATATCGCCCGCTATCTCGGCTTCATGCTGCTGGAAGGCGAGGACCTGACCGTCGTGGACGGCAAGGTCATGGTGCGCACGGTGGCGGGCCTCAAACCCATCGGCGTGCTGTGGCGCCGCCTCGACGCCGCCTTCGCCGACCCACTGGAGCTGAACCAGAACTCCCATATCGGCACGCCCGGCATGGTCGAGGCGCTGCGCTCCGGCTCCGTCACCTTCGTCAACGCGCTCGGCGCGGGCATCGTCGAGACGCGCGCCTTCCTCGCCTTCCTGCCGAACATCTGCCGGCACCTGCTCGGCGAGGAGCAGCGCCTCCCCTCCATCGCGACCTGGTGGTGCGGCCAGAAGGGCGAGCGCGAGCATGTCGCGGCCAATATCGAGCGCATGGTCATCGGCCCCGCCTATTCCACGCGCCCCTTCTTCGACGACAACGGGCAGTCCGTGCTCGGCTCCAGCCTGCGCGACACGGCCAAGCGGTCCATCGCCGAATGGCTGGCGAGCGACGGCGCGAAGCTCGTCGGCCAGGAAGCCGTCACCCTCTCCACCACGCCCGCCTTCGTCGACGGCAAGCTGGTGCCTCGGCCGATGTCGCTGCGCGTCTTCGCCGCCCGCACCCGCGACGGCTGGCAGATCATGCCCGGCGGCTTCGCCCGCATCGGCGCCGGCGACAATGTGGCGGCCATCGCCATGCAGGAAGGCGGCTCGGCGGCCGACGTCTGGATCGTCAGCCGCAAGCCGGTCGAGCGCACCTCGCTGCTGCCACCGGAAGAGGACTTCACCCGCAACATGCCCGGCAGCCTGCCGAGCCGTGCGGCCGACAACCTCTTCTGGCTGGGCCGCTATATCGAGCGGGCGGAAGGGGCGCTACGCATCCTGCGCGCCTGGCACAGCCGCTACGCCGAATATGCCGATCCCGAGCAACCGCTGCTGAAGGACGTGAGCACCTATCTCGACGCGCTCGACATCGACACGTCCGAAGCCGTGCCGACGAGCCTCATCCGCAACATCGACAGCGCCGTCTTCTCCGCCAGCAACATCCGCGACCGCTTCTCGCCCGATGGATGGCTGGCGCTCAACGACCTGTCGAAGACCGCCCGCCGCTTCCATGTCAGCATAGAACCGGGTGACGACGCGACCCGCGCCATGACCGTGCTGCTGCGCAAGCTCGCGGGCTTCGCCGGCCTCGTGCACGAGAACATGTACCGCTTCACCGGCTGGCGGTTCCTGTCCATCGGCCGCTATCTCGAACGCGGCCTGCACATGACGCGCCTGCTCGGCCATATGTCCGGCGAGGACGCGCCCGACGGCGCGCTCGACATGCTGCTGGAGATCGGCGACAGCGTGATGACCCATCGCCGCCGCTACAACGTGGCGACCGCGCGCCTGACGGTCACCGACCTCCTGGCGCTCGACGCGCTCAATCCGCGCTCGATCCTCTACCAATTGAACGAGATCAAGAACGAGATCGAGCAATTGCCGAACGCCTATTCGAACGGCCAGATGTCGCCCTTCTACCGCGAGGCCATGCGCCTTCACGCCGGTCTGGCGGTGATGACGCCGGAGACGATGACCGACGTGGTCTACAAGCGCCTCGAGACGGAGATGGAAAAGCTCTCCGACATTCTCGCGCAAACCTATCTGAGCTGA
- a CDS encoding transglutaminase family protein: MLYDVNLHISYLYDTPVSGGRHIVRVLPLSIEGRQRLVAGTVGVAPDPGERVDHHDFFENPMSAILFRSQHERLDIRMQARVQVDAPETTADLSPCVAELPEDIAGYWSLDAGSPHHYTGPSPRLKDCPEIAEYARAIAKPGMTVRAIATALCARIHKDFTYDPKATSVDTTPREAFKLKKGVCQDFSHVMIVALRSLGIPAGYVSGFLRTIPPPGKERLEGADAMHAWVRYWGGRVNGWMELDPTNDIPAGTDHIVVAYGRDYADVAPVIGVLKGYGQHQTSQAVDVIPVRSAP; encoded by the coding sequence ATGCTCTACGACGTCAACCTCCATATCAGCTATCTCTATGACACGCCGGTTTCCGGCGGCCGGCATATCGTGCGCGTGCTGCCGCTCTCCATCGAGGGCCGCCAGCGCCTCGTCGCCGGCACGGTCGGCGTCGCGCCCGATCCCGGCGAGCGGGTCGACCATCACGACTTCTTCGAAAACCCGATGAGCGCGATCCTCTTTCGCAGCCAGCACGAGCGGCTGGATATCCGCATGCAGGCCCGCGTGCAGGTCGATGCGCCGGAAACGACCGCCGATCTCTCGCCCTGCGTTGCCGAATTGCCGGAGGATATCGCCGGCTACTGGTCGCTCGACGCCGGCTCGCCGCACCACTATACCGGGCCGAGCCCACGGCTGAAGGATTGCCCGGAGATCGCCGAATATGCCCGCGCCATCGCAAAGCCCGGCATGACGGTCCGCGCCATCGCCACGGCGCTCTGCGCCCGCATTCACAAGGACTTCACCTACGACCCGAAGGCGACCAGCGTGGACACGACACCCCGCGAGGCCTTCAAGCTGAAGAAAGGCGTCTGCCAGGACTTTTCCCATGTGATGATCGTGGCGCTGCGCAGCCTCGGCATTCCAGCCGGCTATGTCAGCGGGTTCCTACGCACCATCCCTCCGCCGGGCAAGGAACGGCTGGAAGGCGCGGACGCCATGCATGCCTGGGTGCGCTACTGGGGCGGCCGGGTGAACGGCTGGATGGAACTCGACCCGACCAACGACATCCCCGCCGGCACCGACCATATCGTCGTCGCCTATGGCCGCGACTATGCCGATGTCGCCCCGGTCATCGGCGTGCTCAAGGGCTACGGCCAGCACCAGACAAGCCAGGCCGTCGACGTCATCCCGGTACGATCCGCACCGTAG
- a CDS encoding vWA domain-containing protein, translating to MTKTAGKSTLASRLLRDRGGNFAMVTAVVIPVILMAAGVAIDLTKTVLAKAELQDASDAAVLAAAAALANDGKSIEEARTIAQELFTLQMSGASSLVKEGDETLVDAAPVINITETVTGNTGRSYTVEIDASYSVKYNILTRQLLGHNSGTLETSSIAESGTADSKSAFSMYFVLDKSGSMGEETKSTTSYPCPTKKKPDKVCSKNLTRIDSLKLATASLLAQIDAADPTATYVRTGGVSYNSVAQKANPLDWGTTGVLGYVNALTADGNTNSAPAFKIAYDSLMLDTEAKAHKDKQGNGQVPAKYIVFMTDGDNNQTNADKTTLEYCDLARAKKIEVYTIAFMAPSRGQALLSACATTPGHYFLAESTADLLAAFQSIGQQTSKTVARVTK from the coding sequence ATGACGAAGACGGCAGGAAAATCGACGCTCGCATCGCGCTTGCTGCGCGACCGTGGAGGCAATTTCGCGATGGTGACCGCCGTCGTCATCCCGGTCATCCTCATGGCCGCCGGCGTCGCGATCGACCTCACCAAGACCGTCCTTGCGAAAGCCGAGCTGCAGGACGCCTCCGACGCCGCCGTTCTCGCCGCCGCCGCGGCGCTGGCGAACGACGGCAAGAGCATCGAAGAGGCTAGAACCATCGCCCAGGAACTTTTCACGCTGCAGATGAGCGGCGCGTCCTCGCTCGTCAAGGAAGGCGACGAGACGCTCGTCGATGCCGCCCCCGTCATCAACATCACCGAGACGGTGACCGGGAACACCGGCAGGTCGTACACGGTGGAGATCGACGCCAGCTATTCCGTGAAATACAATATCCTTACGCGCCAGCTTCTCGGCCACAACAGCGGCACGCTGGAGACATCCAGCATCGCGGAAAGCGGCACGGCCGATTCGAAGAGCGCGTTCTCCATGTATTTCGTGCTCGACAAGTCAGGCTCCATGGGCGAGGAAACGAAAAGCACCACGTCCTATCCCTGCCCCACCAAGAAGAAGCCGGACAAGGTCTGCTCGAAGAACCTGACGCGCATCGACTCGCTGAAGCTTGCGACCGCCAGCCTCCTCGCCCAGATCGACGCCGCCGACCCCACGGCCACCTATGTGCGCACCGGCGGGGTTTCCTACAACAGCGTGGCGCAGAAGGCGAACCCTCTCGACTGGGGCACGACCGGGGTTCTCGGCTACGTCAACGCCCTGACGGCGGACGGCAACACGAACTCGGCCCCGGCCTTTAAAATCGCCTATGATAGCCTGATGCTCGATACGGAGGCGAAGGCTCACAAGGACAAGCAGGGCAACGGGCAGGTTCCCGCGAAATACATCGTCTTCATGACCGACGGCGACAACAACCAGACCAACGCCGACAAGACGACGCTGGAATATTGCGATCTTGCCCGTGCAAAGAAGATCGAGGTCTACACGATCGCCTTCATGGCGCCGAGCCGCGGCCAGGCCCTGCTCAGCGCCTGCGCCACCACGCCGGGCCATTACTTCCTCGCGGAAAGCACGGCGGACCTCCTCGCCGCCTTCCAGAGCATCGGCCAGCAGACGTCGAAGACCGTCGCCCGCGTCACGAAGTAA